A genome region from Deinococcus arcticus includes the following:
- a CDS encoding winged helix-turn-helix transcriptional regulator: MKYGQAMVSRPECGVERTMQVIGGKWTTLILRDLLGGTRRFSDLKRTLGRVSPKTLTERLRQLEAQGLVTRTVYAEVPPRVEYALTEQGQSLGEIIAAMARWGSRWTPPAGAEVPEAASAPLSGAR, translated from the coding sequence ATGAAATACGGTCAGGCGATGGTGAGCCGCCCCGAATGTGGCGTGGAGCGCACCATGCAGGTGATTGGCGGCAAGTGGACCACCCTGATTCTGCGCGACCTGCTGGGCGGCACGCGGCGCTTCAGCGACCTGAAACGCACCCTGGGCCGCGTGTCGCCCAAAACCCTGACCGAGCGGCTGCGCCAGCTCGAAGCGCAGGGACTGGTCACCCGTACCGTCTACGCCGAGGTGCCCCCCCGGGTGGAGTATGCCCTGACCGAACAGGGCCAGAGCCTGGGCGAGATCATTGCGGCGATGGCACGCTGGGGAAGCCGCTGGACTCCACCCGCCGGGGCAGAAGTCCCTGAAGCGGCGAGCGCGCCCCTCAGCGGCGCGAGGTAA
- a CDS encoding NAD(P)-dependent oxidoreductase: protein MKLALLGATGRTGRLLLDQALARGHEVQALARRPEVLSTRPGLSVVAGRLQDEAAVQAALRGADAVLSALGPVKGDAAGVMTQAAQVLVRRMPEAGVRRVVTLTGAGVPFPGDVPGPVDHLFRTLLKVLQGDVLRDAAEHVRLLSTSDLDWTVVRAPMLTDGPAGPVRSGPVGRTGPRVPRASVAAFMLDAAEQGTLLRQAPAVSA from the coding sequence ATGAAGCTGGCCCTGCTGGGCGCGACTGGCCGCACCGGCCGCCTGCTGCTGGATCAGGCGCTGGCCCGGGGCCACGAGGTGCAGGCCCTGGCCCGCCGCCCCGAAGTGCTGAGCACCCGCCCTGGCCTAAGCGTGGTGGCCGGTCGCCTGCAGGACGAGGCCGCCGTGCAGGCCGCGCTGCGCGGCGCCGACGCCGTGTTGAGTGCCCTGGGACCGGTCAAGGGCGACGCAGCCGGCGTGATGACCCAGGCCGCCCAGGTGCTGGTGCGCCGGATGCCAGAGGCCGGTGTGCGCCGGGTGGTCACGCTGACCGGGGCCGGGGTGCCGTTCCCCGGGGACGTGCCGGGCCCGGTGGACCACCTCTTCCGCACGCTGCTGAAGGTGCTGCAGGGTGACGTGCTGCGTGACGCGGCGGAACACGTGCGCCTGCTGAGCACCTCGGACCTGGACTGGACCGTGGTGCGCGCGCCCATGCTGACCGACGGGCCGGCGGGGCCGGTGCGCTCCGGGCCGGTGGGCCGTACCGGCCCCCGCGTGCCGCGCGCCAGTGTGGCCGCCTTCATGCTGGACGCCGCCGAGCAGGGCACCCTGTTGCGTCAGGCCCCCGCCGTCAGTGCGTAG